The following proteins are co-located in the Canis aureus isolate CA01 chromosome X, VMU_Caureus_v.1.0, whole genome shotgun sequence genome:
- the LOC144309152 gene encoding transcription elongation factor A protein-like 3 isoform X3, which translates to MEKLYNENERKLEIKGQPEDEVEPEDEGKSDEEEKLEEEGKPGHEGKLQNQGQPDDEGKQEKQGKSENEGKPHGEGKPGSQAKPEGEPRAAEKRPAEDYVPRKAKRKTDRGTDDSKDYQEDLQERHLGSEEMMRECEDISRAQEELRKKQKMGGFHWMQRDAQDPFAPRGQRGVRGVRGGGRGQRGLHDIPYL; encoded by the coding sequence ATGGAAAAACTctacaatgaaaatgaaagaaagctggAAATCAAGGGACAGCCAGAAGATGAAGTAGAGCCTGAAGATGAAGGAAAATCAGATGAGGAAGAAAagctggaagaggaagggaagccaGGGCATGAGGGAAAGCTCCAGAATCAGGGACAGCCAGATGATGAGGGAAAGCAAGAAAAGCAGGGCAAGTCTGAAAATGAGGGAAAACCACACGGTGAGGGCAAGCCAGGATCCCAGGCAAAGCCTGAGGGTGAGCCACGGGCTGCCGAAAAGCGCCCAGCTGAAGATTATGTGCCgaggaaagcaaaaagaaaaacgGACAGGGGGACGGACGACTCCAAGGACTATCAGGAGGACTTACAGGAAAGGCACTTGGGAAGTGAGGAGATGATGAGAGAATGTGAAGATATTTCAAGGGCTCAGGAAGAgttaaggaaaaaacagaaaatgggtGGTTTTCATTGGATGCAAAGAGATGCACAGGATCCATTTGCCCCAAGGGGGCAACGAGGTGTCAGGGGGGTGAGGGGCGGAGGTAGAGGCCAAAGGGGTTTACATGATATCCCATATCTTTAA
- the LOC144309152 gene encoding uncharacterized protein LOC144309152 isoform X1, which translates to MLYEDLRCARSVCLSPALCKARKGRGTCPESLQTRKRRGNLNMEKLYNENERKLEIKGQPEDEVEPEDEGKSDEEEKLEEEGKPGHEGKLQNQGQPDDEGKQEKQGKSENEGKPHGEGKPGSQAKPEGEPRAAEKRPAEDYVPRKAKRKTDRGTDDSKDYQEDLQERHLGSEEMMRECEDISRAQEELRKKQKMGGFHWMQRDAQDPFAPRGQRGVRGVRGGGRGQRGLHDIPYL; encoded by the exons ATGCTGTACGAGGACCTGCGATGCGCCAG gtctgtgtgtctgtccccAGCACTCTGCAAGgctagaaaaggaagaggaaccTGTCCAGAATCCCTGCAG acaaggaaaagaaggggaaatcTCAACATGGAAAAACTctacaatgaaaatgaaagaaagctggAAATCAAGGGACAGCCAGAAGATGAAGTAGAGCCTGAAGATGAAGGAAAATCAGATGAGGAAGAAAagctggaagaggaagggaagccaGGGCATGAGGGAAAGCTCCAGAATCAGGGACAGCCAGATGATGAGGGAAAGCAAGAAAAGCAGGGCAAGTCTGAAAATGAGGGAAAACCACACGGTGAGGGCAAGCCAGGATCCCAGGCAAAGCCTGAGGGTGAGCCACGGGCTGCCGAAAAGCGCCCAGCTGAAGATTATGTGCCgaggaaagcaaaaagaaaaacgGACAGGGGGACGGACGACTCCAAGGACTATCAGGAGGACTTACAGGAAAGGCACTTGGGAAGTGAGGAGATGATGAGAGAATGTGAAGATATTTCAAGGGCTCAGGAAGAgttaaggaaaaaacagaaaatgggtGGTTTTCATTGGATGCAAAGAGATGCACAGGATCCATTTGCCCCAAGGGGGCAACGAGGTGTCAGGGGGGTGAGGGGCGGAGGTAGAGGCCAAAGGGGTTTACATGATATCCCATATCTTTAA
- the LOC144309152 gene encoding uncharacterized protein LOC144309152 isoform X2, with amino-acid sequence MGRIWSLITCKARKVGGTCPESLQTRKRRGNLNMEKLYNENERKLEIKGQPEDEVEPEDEGKSDEEEKLEEEGKPGHEGKLQNQGQPDDEGKQEKQGKSENEGKPHGEGKPGSQAKPEGEPRAAEKRPAEDYVPRKAKRKTDRGTDDSKDYQEDLQERHLGSEEMMRECEDISRAQEELRKKQKMGGFHWMQRDAQDPFAPRGQRGVRGVRGGGRGQRGLHDIPYL; translated from the exons ATGGGCAGAATTTGGAGTCTCATTACCTGCAAGGCTAGAAAAGTAGGAGGAACCTGTCCAGAATCCCTGCAG acaaggaaaagaaggggaaatcTCAACATGGAAAAACTctacaatgaaaatgaaagaaagctggAAATCAAGGGACAGCCAGAAGATGAAGTAGAGCCTGAAGATGAAGGAAAATCAGATGAGGAAGAAAagctggaagaggaagggaagccaGGGCATGAGGGAAAGCTCCAGAATCAGGGACAGCCAGATGATGAGGGAAAGCAAGAAAAGCAGGGCAAGTCTGAAAATGAGGGAAAACCACACGGTGAGGGCAAGCCAGGATCCCAGGCAAAGCCTGAGGGTGAGCCACGGGCTGCCGAAAAGCGCCCAGCTGAAGATTATGTGCCgaggaaagcaaaaagaaaaacgGACAGGGGGACGGACGACTCCAAGGACTATCAGGAGGACTTACAGGAAAGGCACTTGGGAAGTGAGGAGATGATGAGAGAATGTGAAGATATTTCAAGGGCTCAGGAAGAgttaaggaaaaaacagaaaatgggtGGTTTTCATTGGATGCAAAGAGATGCACAGGATCCATTTGCCCCAAGGGGGCAACGAGGTGTCAGGGGGGTGAGGGGCGGAGGTAGAGGCCAAAGGGGTTTACATGATATCCCATATCTTTAA